One Drechmeria coniospora strain ARSEF 6962 chromosome 01, whole genome shotgun sequence genomic region harbors:
- a CDS encoding NIF domain protein has translation MTARYSQRQTFDGVHGENVAVERSLLLFLLLLLLATICPIRHRHRPYSAKDIPPPATPSSHGVLALAKMNSLNIITARVSPSSSPTPSRSNSIGPIADVISDEKSVAEKSQDKAAAHEQQAAVAFGHDPFEEPAECDDEKPAAVEETPLLHETKEGRSGRWWHSMPRGFVSSILNSLRWILATLASPGVYLMACLYDEQSNFAPMTQLKKLFGVRKGGLESYAGPDGAPGTRSSATSSSVHGWGYRSSAPRPVPSSAASSTSGASSDSEVDDGKASKRRSGGGRGGGGGVGDGRPKTPSPGGDDSGTGRRSIRIKLHGDEAQRRQQRKNRRTASATKTGEDERLLAQIKSPTSPIAALTRYPKMPAPPRPLIPRRQPSYLNMEAPTKHQKTLILDLDETLIHSMSKGGRMSTGHMVEVRLNAASLGLGSQSGAAQHPILYWVNKRPFCDEFLRRVCKWFNLVIFTASVQEYADPVIDWLESERKFFSARYYRQHCSYRQGAYIKDLSSVEPDLSKANRAADNAIPIQGWINDPTDNDLMHLVPLLEGLQYVHDVRALLALRGGEDGQHMG, from the exons ATGACTGCACGCTACTCCCAGAGGCA GACATTCGACGGCGTCCACGGGGAGAACGTCGCGGTCGAGcgctccctcctcctcttcctcctcctcctcctcctcgcgacCATCTGTCCGATCCGGCATCGACATCGTCCTTACTCGGCCAAAGACATTCCGCCGCcagcgacgccctcgtctcaTGGCGTGCTGGCCCTCGCCAAGATGAACTCTCTCAACATCATCACCGCCCGCgtctcgccatcgtcgagcccgACCCCGTCTCGTTCCAACAGCATCGGCCCCATCGCCGACGTCATATCGGACGAAAAGTCGGTCGCGGAAAAGTCGCAGGACAAGGCGGCCGCCCACGAACagcaggccgccgtcgccttcggtCACGACCCCTTCGAGGAACCGGCCGAgtgcgacgacgagaagccggcggccgtcgaggagacgcCGTTGCTGCACGAGACCAAGGAGGGTCGAAGCGGTCGCTGGTGGCATTCGATGCCCCGCGGCTTCGTCTCGAGCATCCTCAACTCGCTGCGGTGGATACTCGCCACGCTGGCGTCGCCCGGCGTCTACCTAATGGCCTGCCTGTACGACGAGCAATCCAACTTTGCGCCAATGACGCAGCTCAAAAAACTCTTCGGTGTCCGCAAGGGCGGCCTCGAAAGCTACGCCGGACCCGACGGCGCGCCCGGGACTCgttcctcggcgacgagctcgagcgtcCATGGCTGGGGCTACCGATCGTCGGCCCCTCGACCGGTACCGTCgagcgccgcctcgtccacctcgggCGCCTCCTCCGACTCGGAAGtggacgacggcaaggctTCCAAAAGaagaagcggcggcggtcgcggcggcggcggcggcgtcggtgacggtCGGCCCAAGACGCCGAGCCCCGGTGGCGACGACTCCGGCACCGGTCGAAGATCGATCAGGATCAAActccacggcgacgaggcccagcggcggcagcagcgcaAGAACCGAAGGACCGCGTCGGCGACCAagacgggcgaggacgagcggctGCTGGCCCAGATCAAGTCCCCGACGTCGCCCATAGCGGCGCTCACCCGGTACCCGaagatgccggcgccgccgagaccgCTGATACCCCGACGGCAGCCGTCGTACCTCAACATggaggcgccgacgaagcaCCAGAAGACGCTgatcctcgacctcgacgagacgctCATCCACAGCATGTCCAAGGGCGGCAGGATGAGCACCGGTCACATGGTCGAGGTCCGGCTCAacgccgcctccctcggcctcggcagccagAGCGGCGCGGCCCAGCACCCGATCCTGTACTGGGTCAACAAGCGTCCGTTCTGCGACGAGTTCCTGCGCCGCGTCTGCAAGTGGTTCAACCTCGTCATATTCACCGCCTCGGTGCAGGAGTACGCCGACCCCGTCATCGACTGGCTCGAGTCGGAGCGCAAATTCTTCTCGGCCCGCTACTACCGCCAGCATTGCTCCTACCGGCAGGGCGCCTACATTAAGGACCTCAGCTCCGTCGAGCCGGACCTGAGCAAG GCTAACCGCGCCGCAGATAACGCGATTCCCATTCAGGGCTGGATCAACGACCCGACGGATAACGACCTGATGCATCTGGTGCCCCTGCTGGAAGGCCTGCAATACGTGCACGACGTGAGagcgctgctggcgctccgcggcggcgaggacgggcaACACATGGGGTAG